Part of the Halodesulfurarchaeum formicicum genome is shown below.
TCGACATCGGGACGAACGGCGAGATCGCCGTCTCGGGGCCCGAAGAGACCTACGTGGCGTCCGCACCGGCGGGCCCGGCACTCGAAGGAGCCGAGATCGCCCACGGCGTGCGGGCGAAACCGGGAGCCATCCAGGCAATCACGCTGGATCCCGATACCTGGGAGCCCGAACTCGATATCATCGAGGACAAGACCCCGATCGGGATCTGTGGGTCGGGAATCATCGACATCGTCGCCCAGCTGTTCCTCGTCGGGGCGATCAATCGCCGCGGGCGACTGGTTGACCCCGAAGACGGACACGGTCGGGTCCGGGACACCGAGGACGGGAGTCGAGAGTTTGTCCTCGTTGACACCGACGAAGCGGACATCGAGGAGGCCATCGTGGTCTCCCAGTCGGACATTCGAGACATCCAGAACGCGAAGGCCGCGATCCAGACCGGCATCTCGGTCCTGCTCTCGGAGGCGGGCTTCGAGACGGTCGACAAACTGATCATGGCCGGCGGGTTCGGGAACTACATCGATCCGGAGTCCGCGAAGCTGCTGGGGCTGTACCCCGAAGTCGGGGCCGAGGACGTGGAGTTCCTGGGCAACGCGGCGGGATACGGCGCGATGTACGCACTGCTCAACGACGACGCGAAGGCCGAAGCCGAGCGAATCGTCGAGGAAGTTTCCTACGTCGAACTGGCGGCCTGGGACGGCTTCCACGACGCCTTCGCCCAGTCGATGTATCTCCCACACCGGGACTTCGATCGGTATCCATGGGTCAAAGAACGGGTCGAGGCCACCCGTGGGGCCGACGACGAGTTGTGAGATCACTACAAAATTATAAGTACGTTTCAATCGAACATCTTCGTGGGAGAATGGACCCAATCGCCCAGTCATTGCCGGCGATTGGCCACTGACCGAACGACGAACCACCCACCAAAACCAATACATGACAGACGAAATGGACGTATCCCTCGAGAACTGGGAACAGGGCGTTGGCATCGACTTCGTGGACGAGGAGGCACGCGAGGCCTATCAGAAGCGGGCCGGACGGATCGCAACCGCGATTCGTGGCGGCACCCCCGATCAGATCCCGACCGTGCTGAGCGCGACCTTTTACCCCGTCTTCCACGCCGGTATCACCCCCGAGACCGCGATGAACGACGCGGAAGCGCTGGGTGACGCCTTCGAGCAGACGATCACGGACCTCGAACCTGACGGCCAGCAGACCACCGCGACCCTGCTGCCCTCGGCGAAGATGCTGGACATGCTCGATTACAAGCTCTACGCCTGGCCGGGCGACGGCGCCTCACCCACGACGGGGTACCAGGCCCTGGAAGACGACTACATGGGGCCGGACCAGTACGAGCACTTCATTCAGGACCCGACTGACTTCTGGCTCCGGGAGTACATCCCGGAGATCGTCGGCGAGCTGGAGGGGTTCCGCCAGCTCCCGAAGTTCACCGACCTCGTCGAGATCCCGAACATCCACCTCATGGCGCTGTCCTTCGGGCTCCCGGAGGTCCAGGAGTCCCTGGAGACCCTGATGGAGGCCGGCGAGGAGGCGCTCCGCTGGCACGAGACCGTCGAGGGGCGGGCCATGGGTCTGGTCGAGCAGGGATATCCCCGATCCTTCGGCGGGTTCGCCAAGGCCCCATACGACGTGATCGCTGACACGCTCCGTGGGACCCACGGCGCGTCCATGGACCTCAAGCGAAATCCGGACGAACTGCTCGAAGCGACCGAATCGCTCATCCCGAAGATGATCGACATGGGCATTCGGTCGGCACAGGCTTCGGCCAACCCGCTGGTTTTCATGCCCCTGCACAAGGGCGCTGACGGGTTCATGTCCGCCGAGGAGTTCGAGGAGTTCTACTGGGGCCCGCTCCGGGAAGTCATGGAGGGACTCCTCGACGCCGGACTCGTCCCGTGGCTGTTCGCCGAGGGTGGCTACAACTCCCGGCTCGACGTGATCGCCGACCAGCCCGAGGGCAATATCGTCTGGCAGTTCGACCAGACCGACATGGTCGACGCCAAAGAGACACTCGGCGATCAGGTCACCATCGCCGGCAACGTTCACAGCTCCCTTTTGAACACCCAGACCCCGGAAGAGGTCACGGAGTACTGTGAGCAGCTCATCGATGACGTGGGCCCGGACGGATTCATCCTCGCCCCGGGGGTCGCCCTCGACGAGGCCGAACCGGCGAACGTCAAGGCGATGATCGACGCGCCGAAGAACCGGTAAGAACCGACGTTCCTTTTTGCGGTCGAGCTTTCGGAATGTGCCGGTGACGGGTGTCGGCCGCTGTGCCAGTTCGGTGCAATTGTGTTTGTACAAGTGAAACTGCTGTTTTTGGGAGTGTGCGCGCCTCAAACCCCCAAAACTATAAATCCAATGCAGTTGATTATTTCACTTGCATTACTAATGTCAGACGAATTCGTACAAGCACTGGCGGACCTCGAAGAGGAACGAGCAATCGAGATGGCCAAAGAGCGGTTGGATGCTGGCGAGGATCCGATGGCCGTTCTGGACGACCTGAAGAAGGGGATGGCCATCGTCGGCGATCGATACGACGCCGAGGAGTATTTCATCCCCGACCTGATGTATGCCGGGGACATTATCGATCAGATCTCCGATCTGCTCCAGGAAGAGATGGAGATGGAGGAAGGTGAAAAGCTCGGGACCATCGTTCTGGGTACCGTCAAGGACGACATCCACGACATCGGCAAGGATCTGGTCTTCTTCATGTTCGACCTCAACGGCTTCGACGTGGTCGATCTCGGCGTGGACGTGCCGCCCGAGAAATTCGTCGAGGCCGTCGAGGAGAACGATCCCGATATCATCGCACTCAGTGGCTTTCTCACGGCCGCCTTCGACTCCATGAAGGAGACCGTCGAGGCGCTGGAGGAAGCCGGGCTGGTCGAGCCGTTCAACGAGGACGGACTTCGTGACGGCACCAAGATCATGATCGGTGGCGGGCAGATCACGGCCGACGTGCGAAACTACGTTCGTGCAGATGGCTTCGAAACTGACGCTCCCAGCGGAGTTCGCCTGGCCAAGGAGTGGCTCAAGACGGTGGAGGCCGCACAATGAGCGACGAGCCGGCAGGGCCGACCCTGGAGACGTGGCAGCGAGGGGATGGAATCGACTTTGCCGACGAGGACGCGAAGGCGGACTACCAGCGGCGAGCGAAGCGCATGGTCGATGCGCTCCGCGGCGCTGATCCGGACCGGGTCCCGGTCAACCTGCTCTCGACGTTCTACCCGGTCTTCCACGCCGGGTACACGCCCGAGGAGGCGATGTACGAGGGCGAAAAATTGCGCGATTCGCTCCTGACGTTCGTCGACGACCTGGAGCCGGACCTGTTTCCCTGGGCCGCCTCGCTGATCCCATCAGCGACGGCCCTGGAGATCGTCGATTACCAGGGCTTTGACTGGCCGGGGGACGGTTCCTCGCCGGAGACGGTCTACCAGGCGCGCG
Proteins encoded:
- a CDS encoding uroporphyrinogen decarboxylase family protein — its product is MDVSLENWEQGVGIDFVDEEAREAYQKRAGRIATAIRGGTPDQIPTVLSATFYPVFHAGITPETAMNDAEALGDAFEQTITDLEPDGQQTTATLLPSAKMLDMLDYKLYAWPGDGASPTTGYQALEDDYMGPDQYEHFIQDPTDFWLREYIPEIVGELEGFRQLPKFTDLVEIPNIHLMALSFGLPEVQESLETLMEAGEEALRWHETVEGRAMGLVEQGYPRSFGGFAKAPYDVIADTLRGTHGASMDLKRNPDELLEATESLIPKMIDMGIRSAQASANPLVFMPLHKGADGFMSAEEFEEFYWGPLREVMEGLLDAGLVPWLFAEGGYNSRLDVIADQPEGNIVWQFDQTDMVDAKETLGDQVTIAGNVHSSLLNTQTPEEVTEYCEQLIDDVGPDGFILAPGVALDEAEPANVKAMIDAPKNR
- a CDS encoding cobalamin B12-binding domain-containing protein, which encodes MSDEFVQALADLEEERAIEMAKERLDAGEDPMAVLDDLKKGMAIVGDRYDAEEYFIPDLMYAGDIIDQISDLLQEEMEMEEGEKLGTIVLGTVKDDIHDIGKDLVFFMFDLNGFDVVDLGVDVPPEKFVEAVEENDPDIIALSGFLTAAFDSMKETVEALEEAGLVEPFNEDGLRDGTKIMIGGGQITADVRNYVRADGFETDAPSGVRLAKEWLKTVEAAQ